The Clostridiales bacterium FE2011 sequence CTGTTTCAGCCATAGAACAGGACATCAATAGGAGTGCTGTCAGAAGTGCAAGCAAGATAGTGACAACTTTTTTCATAGTTTTTCCCTCCGAATGTTTTATATTGCATATGCTTTCCATCCTTACCGCACAGAAAACATATTCAATTCTTTCTGACAATACCGGAAATCATACATCATATGTCTTGTCGATTGTTTTCAGTTCATTAAAGGTATCAATCTCAACAATATCTTCCTCTTTACATTCTCGAACTTCGACCTGATAATGATCCTTTCTGAATACTAATGGCACCTGTTCCCAATATCGATCCTTGCCTCCGGGAGATTGAAAAACATCCTGAATATCCTGTATCAGCCTGTATCCGTCTTTCTCATCCCAATAAGAAAAACCCACCATCTGATAAACATCATCGCCTTCAGCGCTTACAGTTTCTTCGTAAATAATACCATTCTTTGCACGAACAACCCAATCGTCTGAAAAAGGCTTTTTGATCCCAAGATAATTAGAGGTGTAATGATACTTTTTAATGACCGCCGGATTCGAAAGTAACATATCCGCCTCCAACACATAAGCATTGGGAATGAGATATCTGGCTACAAGAGCGGAACTGATGTTGTTTGCCTCATTATACATAGGATTCTCAATAAACTTAATCATAGGATACTTATAAAGCAGCTGATCAAAAGTCTCTCCAAGATAACCTCTGACAATATATATATCCTGAATATCCGCAGCAAGACAAGCATCAATCAGACGATCTATGATACGAATTCCGTGAACTCTGACCAACGGTTTCGGTGTATTAAAAGTTATGGGAATCATTCTGGTGCCAAAGCCAGCTGCCAGAAAAATTGCCCGCTTTACCTTGTACGGTTCCAAAGCTGAAATACCACTGTTTGTGATAGCGCCATTGCTCACGTAACCTTTTTCATCTAATTCCCGTAAAGCGTCTGCAATCTCTTTTTCTGAATGTGATGTGCTTATCATCTCTGCAGACGAGAATGGTTTACGTTCTCTCGCCATGGTTTCTAATATATCAAACTGTATTCTGGATAAAGCCATCTTATCTCCTGCTTCCCATTAATCTATCTTCTTTTTTTCTGGTTTATACTTGCTATGTCAACGAAGAATCTGATGATATAGTTCATCAATATCTTCAACAGACAACTCCACAGGATTGTTTTTCAGTCTGATTACATTTACCGAATGTGCCAGAATCCGGTACTGTTCCTCAGTAGGCTCTGGAATATCAAACTCCAACGCGTTTATCATGTTTTCCAAATACAAAGCGCCTTCTTCGGGATTCCGACATCCAAGGCATTCCGATATCTGCTGAAAAACATCCCTGAGATAACCTTTTCCTCGTGGATCAACTGTTTTATCCAGATGCTTCAGCATATAAGGGAAAATCTTCCTAAGGCAAATAGCCACAGCATGTCCGTGCGCTAATCCGAAAAGACTGGTAAGTTTATAACTCATGGCATGAGCACTGGTAGTTTGGGAAATATTGATGGCTTTACCCGCCAGATAAGCTGCCTCCATCATCCCGCGATTGCCTTGCTTTTCATTGTTTAGATAAGCATCTTTATACTTAATCACAAGTTCAATCGCGGAGTGAGCATATTTACTGCTTTCTTCTGTACTGTTTATAGACCAGCTGCTTTCAATCGCATGACAGAGAGCATCCATCATGGTAGCCTTTCTCTGATACAATGGCAGGGAATCAAGCAAAGATACATCAAATAAAGTCAAAGCAGGAATACAACTTGAATCCGTAATGGAAAGCTTTTCTCCTTTCCGGTAAACAACCGCAAATCTCGTCGCCTCTGAACCCGTTCCAGCTGTTGTAGGAATGGCAATCAGCGGAATCTCATTGGGCACAATTTTCTGGTCCAGAAAATCCTCGTCATCCTTCATGTTAGCAAACAGTTTAATGCATTTGGCAACATCCATTGCGCTTCCGCCGCCAATAGCAATAATGCCGTCACAGCCGGATTCCTTAAAAAGCCGAACACCGTTAACCACAGATTCGTAAGCGGGATTGGGTTTGAAATCGCTGAAGTAGACGATTTGTGTGTTAAGCCTGTGAGGTAGTTGATAAAAGTATTCTTTCAGAGGAAAACGATTCAGAGAAGCACCATGAACCAGCATAATTTTATGTAATTCTTTACCGCGGATATATCCGTCCAGTTCTGCATAATTCGGCGATGCTTCCAAAACACGATGGTTTGCATAAAGACTATTTTCAATTTTACGATCGATGAACTCATATTTTTCATCATGTGTATAAGGATACTCAACAAGTTTTCCGCCATAGGTAGACAGAATGGCAATTACTTCCTCACGGATTTCTTTCTGATATCCCGTTTTCCAGTCGTCCCCGTGCACAACAATGTCTGGTTTTAGCTTAAGAAGATTCTTCTTATATGAAAGTGTGTCCTGATCCACAACCCGACTGACACCGACAATATTGCTCATCATTTCTTTACGATCCTCTGCTGAAAGAACAGAAGCCCGCCTGTATTGGGATATAGCCTCATCTGAAAGAATACCTACCGTTAGCTTTCCCAATTTACGAGCCTTTTTGATCAGGCGCATATGACCCGCATGAATAATATCGGTGGCGAAACACATATATACGCTGCGGTTTTTAATTTCCTGCAGACGATTTTTCATCACTGCCAGATCTTCCGCTGTATCCACCTCACCGCAGAGCATGTCCTTGCAATCATAAGGATAAATGCAGCAGTTCTCAGACACCTCATTGAAGGCATTTTCAGCATAACAGGATGTATTTCCTGATTCACAGTATTCAATTATCTTATCCAGCCAAATCTGCCAATCCTTTCTGTCCAGTTTGTATAAAGGCTGAGCAGCCTCAGCGTCATTATAAAACTCAATACCAACTTTCGTTATTTTACCGTTTTTTATAACAGCCTTGAAATCCTTTTCCGGAAGCGCAACTGTTGAACTAACGGCCATACAGCTTCCTTTATTGGCCAGAATATTTTCCAGAATCTCGCTGTCAACTACCAGATCTCCATGCATAAGCAGAATATCATCATCCAGATATTCCCTTGCCAGATAGATCGAATAGATATAATTGGTATCTGCGAAACGGGGATTATTGCAATAGATAATATTAATCGGCAAATCCAAAGACTCACAATAGTTTACCAGAACCTGCTCAAACCGGCCGGTTGTCATAACTACTTCACGTATTCCCGCCTCATATAATTGATTGAGCTGTCTGCTGAGTAAAGTTTCCT is a genomic window containing:
- a CDS encoding phosphocholine cytidylyltransferase family protein, giving the protein MALSRIQFDILETMARERKPFSSAEMISTSHSEKEIADALRELDEKGYVSNGAITNSGISALEPYKVKRAIFLAAGFGTRMIPITFNTPKPLVRVHGIRIIDRLIDACLAADIQDIYIVRGYLGETFDQLLYKYPMIKFIENPMYNEANNISSALVARYLIPNAYVLEADMLLSNPAVIKKYHYTSNYLGIKKPFSDDWVVRAKNGIIYEETVSAEGDDVYQMVGFSYWDEKDGYRLIQDIQDVFQSPGGKDRYWEQVPLVFRKDHYQVEVRECKEEDIVEIDTFNELKTIDKTYDV
- a CDS encoding phosphonoacetaldehyde reductase gives rise to the protein MLVHGASLNRFPLKEYFYQLPHRLNTQIVYFSDFKPNPAYESVVNGVRLFKESGCDGIIAIGGGSAMDVAKCIKLFANMKDDEDFLDQKIVPNEIPLIAIPTTAGTGSEATRFAVVYRKGEKLSITDSSCIPALTLFDVSLLDSLPLYQRKATMMDALCHAIESSWSINSTEESSKYAHSAIELVIKYKDAYLNNEKQGNRGMMEAAYLAGKAINISQTTSAHAMSYKLTSLFGLAHGHAVAICLRKIFPYMLKHLDKTVDPRGKGYLRDVFQQISECLGCRNPEEGALYLENMINALEFDIPEPTEEQYRILAHSVNVIRLKNNPVELSVEDIDELYHQILR